A portion of the Limosilactobacillus reuteri genome contains these proteins:
- a CDS encoding type II toxin-antitoxin system HicB family antitoxin yields MDDIKVFPIIITKDDNSDYPYFVEIPDIDGMTEGKSIADAMEMAKDYIGTYSLEDKLPESNTKLPQAKDGATVTLVTINVSEYKRKHDNKVIKKTITIPNYLNELGKENGINFSEVMTTALKEKLSV; encoded by the coding sequence CCGATTATCATTACTAAAGACGATAACAGCGACTACCCTTACTTTGTCGAAATTCCAGATATTGACGGAATGACTGAAGGTAAGTCAATTGCAGATGCAATGGAAATGGCAAAAGACTACATTGGTACTTATTCCCTTGAAGATAAGTTACCTGAATCAAATACCAAATTGCCTCAAGCTAAAGATGGTGCAACCGTTACTCTTGTTACCATTAACGTTTCAGAATACAAGCGCAAGCATGATAACAAAGTAATTAAGAAGACTATCACCATTCCTAATTACTTAAATGAATTAGGTAAAGAAAATGGTATTAACTTTAGCGAAGTAATGACGACTGCGCTAAAAGAAAAACTTAGTGTTTAA